A section of the Chryseobacterium scophthalmum genome encodes:
- a CDS encoding cation:proton antiporter — protein MELYYSFSALIVLASIFAYINYRFLKLPSTIGIMVIAIVVSIILVLFGENFLPKTFGHLNDLMNSIDFTEVLMGAMLNFLLFAGGIHININDLKEQFRPVLIFSTAGVIISTFIVGFGMFYLLPLVGLKIPFIYCLVFGALISPTDPVAVLSVLKQAKVSKSLETKIAGESLFNDGMAVVVFTVVLQIAVGDKVDLGVENITILLMKEAGGGLLLGVLLGWVTSRLMREIDDYIISVLVTLAVVMGGYLVARQMHVSGPLTMVAAGLFMGNFNVKFKMKSITQDYLIKFWELIDEILNAVLFLFIGFELLMIKDLNHYVIPGLLAIVVVLCARFASIWGPTKFMSFRTRFSPQTIKVLFWGGIRGGVSIALAMSIPKNEYSNAILSITYCVVVFSIIVQGLTIAKVANPKKIADEEKEQESIALEEGH, from the coding sequence TTGGAATTATATTATTCATTTTCAGCACTTATCGTATTAGCATCCATTTTTGCATATATCAATTATAGGTTTTTAAAACTTCCGAGTACTATCGGAATTATGGTTATTGCCATCGTGGTATCTATCATTTTGGTTTTATTTGGCGAAAACTTTCTTCCAAAAACATTCGGTCATCTGAATGATTTGATGAACAGTATCGACTTTACCGAAGTTCTGATGGGAGCGATGCTTAATTTTCTTCTTTTCGCAGGAGGAATCCATATTAATATTAATGATCTAAAAGAACAGTTCCGGCCGGTTCTTATATTTTCAACAGCCGGGGTGATTATTTCTACCTTTATTGTAGGATTTGGTATGTTTTATTTGTTACCGTTGGTAGGATTAAAAATTCCATTTATCTACTGTTTGGTGTTTGGAGCATTGATTTCTCCAACTGATCCGGTTGCGGTTTTAAGTGTTTTAAAACAAGCCAAAGTTTCAAAATCACTAGAAACAAAAATTGCAGGGGAATCGTTATTTAATGACGGTATGGCGGTTGTAGTTTTCACGGTAGTTTTGCAGATTGCAGTAGGTGATAAAGTAGATTTAGGAGTAGAAAACATTACCATTCTATTAATGAAAGAAGCCGGAGGCGGATTGCTTTTGGGGGTTCTTTTAGGTTGGGTAACTTCAAGATTAATGCGTGAAATTGATGATTATATTATCTCGGTTTTGGTAACACTTGCAGTGGTAATGGGAGGTTATCTTGTCGCAAGACAAATGCATGTTTCGGGTCCTTTGACGATGGTTGCAGCAGGATTGTTTATGGGTAATTTTAATGTTAAATTTAAAATGAAATCCATCACCCAAGATTATCTGATTAAATTCTGGGAACTAATTGACGAAATTCTGAATGCCGTTTTATTCCTTTTTATCGGTTTTGAATTGTTGATGATTAAAGATTTAAATCATTATGTAATTCCTGGATTATTGGCGATTGTTGTAGTTCTTTGTGCAAGATTTGCTTCGATTTGGGGACCTACAAAATTCATGTCTTTCAGAACAAGATTTAGTCCGCAAACAATAAAAGTGTTGTTCTGGGGTGGAATTCGAGGTGGTGTTTCCATCGCTTTGGCGATGTCGATTCCTAAAAACGAATACAGCAATGCTATTTTAAGTATTACGTATTGTGTGGTGGTATTTTCTATTATTGTTCAGGGTCTTACGATTGCTAAAGTTGCCAATCCAAAGAAGATTGCAGATGAAGAAAAAGAGCAGGAAAGTATTGCTTTAGAAGAAGGTCATTAA
- a CDS encoding DNA alkylation repair protein, translating to MSTILKEIKESLAVLSIPEKAAFFPKFFKTGKGEYGEGDLFLGVKVPDQRAVAKEYYAKISLDELSKLLSSPYHEHRLTALIMLISKFEKTKDLSVKEEIIDFYLKHLDFINNWDLVDTSCYKILGRYAFENQKENLLRTLADSEQMWHKRIAVVGTMHYIKKSSFELTKEFVTQNLYHPHDLMHKANGWLLREMGNKNEAELISYLNQYYKEMPRTCLRYAIEKLDEELRQDYLKGRI from the coding sequence ATGAGTACAATTCTTAAAGAAATCAAAGAATCATTAGCGGTTTTATCCATTCCGGAAAAAGCAGCTTTTTTTCCTAAGTTTTTCAAAACAGGGAAAGGCGAATATGGTGAAGGCGATTTATTTTTGGGGGTAAAAGTTCCGGATCAACGAGCTGTTGCCAAAGAATACTATGCTAAAATTTCTTTAGATGAATTGAGCAAGTTGCTTTCTTCGCCTTATCATGAGCATCGTTTAACGGCTTTAATTATGCTGATTTCTAAGTTTGAAAAGACGAAAGATCTATCCGTAAAAGAAGAAATCATCGATTTTTATCTTAAACATCTGGATTTCATCAATAATTGGGATCTGGTTGACACAAGCTGTTATAAGATTTTAGGTCGATATGCTTTTGAAAATCAGAAAGAAAACCTTTTGAGAACACTTGCTGATTCCGAGCAAATGTGGCACAAAAGAATTGCTGTTGTAGGTACGATGCATTATATAAAAAAGAGCTCATTTGAATTAACGAAAGAGTTTGTAACGCAGAATCTTTATCATCCGCACGACTTAATGCACAAAGCAAACGGCTGGCTTTTAAGAGAAATGGGAAATAAAAATGAGGCAGAGTTGATATCTTATTTAAATCAATATTACAAAGAAATGCCAAGAACCTGTCTTCGTTATGCCATCGAAAAATTAGACGAAGAATTACGTCAGGATTATCTGAAAGGCAGAATTTAA
- a CDS encoding DUF4919 domain-containing protein — protein sequence MNFRIVFFLLILPFFGLSQKTKFDLKSIEKNLTNPKSVYNYDRLIFKYKGLPKSIDTTEAEHLYYGRNFRKDLVSQSGDDFKELADAFKSNNFIECIRLGKVLYAKDPTNLDVILILLRAYDQTKDIGNFSHHIAQLRLLTDAIKNSGDGKSEKTAYKVNNVGDEYIFLNVMNVGQGYTRASKTLKDGIIDVWEKEDIKIYIKVLYLDFNF from the coding sequence ATGAATTTCAGAATCGTATTCTTTCTACTTATTCTTCCGTTTTTTGGTTTGAGCCAAAAGACAAAGTTCGATTTGAAAAGCATCGAAAAAAATCTCACCAATCCCAAATCTGTTTACAATTACGACAGACTTATTTTTAAATATAAAGGTCTTCCAAAATCTATAGACACTACAGAAGCAGAACATTTGTACTACGGAAGAAATTTCAGAAAAGATCTGGTTTCCCAATCGGGAGACGATTTCAAAGAGTTAGCAGATGCTTTCAAAAGCAATAATTTTATAGAATGCATCAGGCTTGGTAAAGTACTTTACGCAAAAGATCCTACCAACCTTGATGTGATTCTTATCTTACTCCGTGCCTATGATCAGACAAAAGACATAGGGAACTTTTCGCATCACATCGCACAATTGCGACTTCTTACTGATGCGATCAAAAATTCGGGAGATGGTAAATCAGAAAAAACTGCATACAAAGTCAACAACGTGGGAGATGAGTATATTTTCCTCAATGTGATGAATGTAGGGCAAGGTTATACCCGAGCTTCTAAAACCCTGAAAGACGGCATTATCGACGTTTGGGAAAAAGAAGACATCAAAATTTATATCAAAGTACTTTATTTAGACTTCAATTTTTAA
- a CDS encoding DUF6122 family protein translates to MCHPEIALLKTCTHYFLHLAFPAVIAFVFYRNQWKRVYFILLATMLVDLDHLFADPIFDPDRMSVGFHFLHSYYAIAVYFLLLFFKGNLRIIGIGLLFHMLTDFQDFVLWCH, encoded by the coding sequence ATGTGTCATCCTGAAATTGCTTTACTGAAAACATGTACGCATTACTTTCTGCATTTGGCTTTTCCTGCAGTTATAGCTTTTGTTTTTTATCGTAATCAATGGAAAAGAGTTTATTTTATTCTTTTGGCGACAATGCTGGTTGATCTCGATCATTTGTTTGCGGATCCTATTTTCGACCCCGACAGAATGAGTGTAGGTTTTCATTTTCTGCATTCTTATTATGCAATTGCGGTGTATTTTTTGCTGCTCTTTTTTAAAGGAAATTTAAGAATTATCGGCATCGGTTTGCTCTTTCATATGCTGACCGATTTTCAGGATTTTGTTTTGTGGTGTCATTAA